In Malania oleifera isolate guangnan ecotype guangnan chromosome 8, ASM2987363v1, whole genome shotgun sequence, a single window of DNA contains:
- the LOC131161364 gene encoding uncharacterized protein LOC131161364: MDIEQEELQFLGLFGICKEAYKIITSWRKLFCQITLSLIFPLSFIFLAHVEVSNTLFRKINRSEIELDKTAFGTPKYDKLSDLLSSEWTALLLFKAAYFTFFLIFSLLSTAAVVYAIACIYTARDLTFRKVMSVVPRVWKRLMATFMCLFIALFTYHVVAVIVFVVWIFFVGPSRLGMSSLVVFLIVYFVGFLYMSIIWQLASVVSVLEEAYGAQALIKSRRLVKGKMRLAAAIFLKLNFVSAVLMQIGFQRLVVNGEWAGVVGRVAYAVLCFLLLSMLFLYGLVIQTILYFICKSYHHESIDKSALSDHLEVYGGEYVPLKGKDVQLEQFYV, from the coding sequence ATGGACATAGAACAAGAAGAGCTGCAGTTCCTAGGCCTGTTTGGCATCTGCAAAGAGGCCTACAAGATCATCACCTCATGGAGAAAGCTTTTCTGCCAAATCACTCTTTCCCTCATCTTCCCACTCTCCTTCATCTTCTTGGCTCATGTCGAGGTATCAAACACCCTCTTCCGTAAAATTAACCGCAGCGAGATCGAGCTAGACAAAACTGCCTTCGGCACCCCCAAATACGACAAGCTTTCTGACCTCCTCTCGTCAGAGTGGACCGCCCTCTTGCTCTTCAAGGCTGCCTACTTCACCTTCTTCCTCATCTTCTCCCTCCTCTCCACCGCTGCTGTGGTTTACGCCATCGCATGTATCTACACCGCCCGGGACCTCACCTTCAGGAAGGTCATGAGCGTCGTCCCGAGGGTTTGGAAGCGGCTGATGGCCACTTTCATGTGCCTGTTCATCGCGCTCTTCACGTACCATGTCGTCGCCGTGATCGTTTTTGTCGTGTGGATCTTCTTCGTAGGACCTTCCAGGCTCGGCATGTCCAGTCTGGTGGTGTTTTTGATTGTCTACTTTGTAGGGTTTCTGTACATGAGCATCATCTGGCAGCTGGCGAGTGTCGTGTCAGTGCTCGAGGAGGCGTATGGGGCTCAAGCATTGATCAAGAGTAGGAGATTGGTAAAAGGGAAGATGAGGTTGGCAGCAGCCATCTTCTTGAAGTTGAATTTTGTTTCTGCGGTGCTCATGCAAATAGGGTTTCAGAGGCTAGTGGTGAATGGGGAGTGGGCGGGCGTGGTGGGTAGGGTGGCATATGCAGTTTTATGCTTCCTGCTGCTTAGCATGCTCTTCCTTTACGGGCTGGTGATCCAAACGATTCTGTACTTCATCTGCAAGTCCTACCACCATGAAAGTATCGACAAGTCGGCGCTATCGGACCACCTTGAGGTTTATGGGGGAGAGTATGTTCCTTTGAAGGGAAAGGATGTTCAGCTGGAGCAATTTTATGTTTGA